From the Oceanobacillus kimchii X50 genome, the window TCCATTCCCTTTATTTTGTTGATGTAAAGGTTCCTTACCTAATAATGGAAGTAAGCTTTCTTCAAATCCTTGCCCATTATCCAATAATTCTATCAAGACATTATTTTCTATCTTACTTATATTGATCGTAAGTATCCCTTTGGTTGTAGCCAGAGACAAACCATGTTGAATGCTATTTTCAACAAGAGGTTGTAGTGTTGCTGGTGGAATTTCGATATTTAATAAATGATCATCGACATGAATAGAGGTAGTAATTTGATCTGGAAAACGTGCTTGAACAATTTCTAAATATGCTTGTAGATGTTCCAGCTCTTTATGAAGTGGAACAAGAGATACGCTTGCAATTTTTAAATTTGCTCTCATAAACTGACTTAACTGTACGAGAATATGTCTTGCTTTTTCTGTATCCACACGTAATAGGCTGTGAATTAAATGAAACGTATTGAACAAGAAGTGTGGATTAATTTGAGCTTGTAGATTACGCATTTCAGCTTCTTTTAATAATTTCTTCACTTTCTCTGCTTCAAGCCCGCTAATTTGATTGGAAATAATTGTTCCTAAACCTTTTGCTAATGTTATTTCGACTGCTGTTATCTGTTGAGAATGTCGGTAGTAGAGATTGATTAAACCAATTACTTCTCCTGATCGATAAATAGGTACCATAATGGCAGTTTTCAACTTACAATTGTCTACACCACATTGGATATCACTTTGATGATAAGCAATCTGAATTTTTCCTTCTTTTACTGCTTTACGAGAAAGTCGCATCTTTAATGGTTCTTCAGGTCGATGGTGGTCATCTCCTAATCCGACATGGCTTAATACTGTTGTTCGGTTTGTAATCGATATAGCTGCAATATCTAACTCATTAAATAATAACTTAGCCATCTTATTAGCATTCATTGTACCAGGTTCTTCACTTAACAAAGGGAGTGCTTTTTCTGCAATTGTTAATGCACGATTTGTTTCTAAAGCTGCTTCTTTTTCTGTTTCATTTAATGCTAATCGTATCATCATTGTAAAAATAGCCAATGCAATAGAATTCGTAACTACTAGCGGAATACCGATCGTATTTACAATTTGTACTCCAATTTGTTGATCAGGCAACATAATGAGTAATAATCCCATATGCAAAACAGGAGGAAATATTCCAATAAATAATGCTTTATTGGGCGACATTACTCTATCATCTGAAAAGAATTGACCAGCCCATCCTGTTAATAAACCAGCTAAAGGGTTAATCAAACTATTTGCTATCCATCCTCCGCCACCTAAGAAAATGATATACAATCCAGCTACCATTCCTGAGCCTAATCCGACAAATGGTCCTCCAAGTAATCCTGCAATCATAACTACAACGACACTAAATCCAATTAACACTTCATCTACTGCAACATTCATGATCCAAGCTTGCATGATTAACTCATTACCAATCATAACGACTCCAGCGTGTGCACCGATAATACTAATTAAGCCGAATATAAGCGAATGAAGGATGACAGTTTTTAAAGTAATATCTTTATCTAACAACGAACGAAATAATGGTATTCTCGTTAAGATAAATGCCATCAATAATAACAAACCGATACGTTGAAATAAAACAATCGTTAGTTCTATCAAGAATTCTTCACTCCAATCCCCGTGTGAATCTTCATCAACATATCTTGATAATTTCCACGATCACCATTTGGATCTAGAAAAGTTCCAATAATACAACCTAAAAATCCTATTGGTATTGCAACTATTCCAGGGTTATTGAGGCTAATTAATTTCATGCCCTCTGGACCGAGGAGAAATAAAGCTGCGGATATAATCAAACCGGAGAATAATCCAATATAAGCTCCAATTTTAGTGAAGCGCTTCCAATAAAAAGTGAAAATTAGTAAAGGAAATATAGTAGAGGCAGCAAGTGAAAATGTCAAAGATACTAAATAAGCAACATTTGTATTTTCTAAACCAATGGAAAATCCAATAGAAATAACTCCGATGATAATCGCTGTTGTTCTAGCAACGAGTAATTTTTTCTTCTCACTGGTATCTTTCTTATTTAAATAATGGACGTAAATATCATATGCGAAAGAAGAAGTAGCTGCAAATATAAGTCCGGTAACAACAGCAATAATTGTTGCAAATGCAATTGCCATAACAAATGCAACAAGAAAATCTCCGCCTAAAACATCAGCTAGTAAAAATACGGTTAAATTGCCTGTTGAATCCGATTGTGTTAATGCGTCCCAGCTAACAAGACTAATTGCACCTAGTCCTAAAATCAAGGTCATTAAGTAAAAACAGCCAATTAGCCAAGTCGCTGAAATTGCTGAGAGACGAGCATGCTTAGTATTTCTTACGGTTAGAAAGCGTATTAAAATATGAGGGAGACCAGAAGTGCCTAAAATTAACGTTAGCATAAGAGAAAACATTTCAATATTATTATGTAGTAAATTACCAGGTGAGAAAAAATCCTCTCCAAGTGGACTATTAACGGGAGCTTGATTTATTAAAAATGGAATATCCCATTTAATCCATGATAATAAAATAAACAATAACATCAATGTTCCAGACATGAGAAGCACTGTTTTTATAATTTGCACCCATGAGGTTGCAACCATACCCCCAAAAACAACGTAAATGGTCATGAGAATACCTATAATCCAAACCGATGAAATATAATCTACTCCTAATAACAAACGGATTAATAATCCAGAAGCTACTAATTGTGGAATTAGATATAAGATGGAGATAATAATTCCTGTAGCTGCCACAAACAAGCGCATATTTCTTCCTGAAAATCTTGAAGATACTACATCACCAACAGAATATGTACCCAAGCTATGTACGGGTTCAGCAATTAATAGTAGTAGAATAATATAGGAAACAAGGAATCCAGTCGCATATAAAAATCCATCAAAGCCGTAATAAGCGATTAAACCAATTATCCCTAAAAAGGAAGCGGAACTAATATAATCTCCTGCAATAGCAAGTCCATTTTGAAAACCTGTTAAACTACCACTAGCAATATAAAATTGCTCTGTAGTTTTACTTCGTTCCGCTGCCCAATGCGTCATAATTAATGTGCCTGCAACAATAGCTAAGAAGAAAATGAAATAAGTGAAATTCATTAAAAAGCTCCTCTTTTGGATATCGATTTTAGCTTTACTATTTATCTGCTCATTCGTCTCCAATAAAGCCAACCAATTAACCAAGTAAGTGGAAAGAAACATAAAAGGTATATCCAAAGAGCTACAGTATTTATATCTAGGAATGAAATGATCAATGGGAGAGATATAAATAAACAAAGAAAGATTATTGTGGTCATAAAATGTAAACGTTGTCTTCTTTGTTTATGCAAAAGTTCTATTTTTGCAGTTTCTGTGTAGTGTACTTTTTTAGAACCATTCCTCATTTTCTCACCACTTTATTGTAATAGGTAACTTGAAATAATTATAATTGAACTCATTAATTTTAGTCAATATTTAAAAAATTCTTATATGTATAGTGATACAATAAAAAGGACTTACCTGTTGTGTTA encodes:
- a CDS encoding LytS/YhcK type 5TM receptor domain-containing protein; protein product: MIELTIVLFQRIGLLLLMAFILTRIPLFRSLLDKDITLKTVILHSLIFGLISIIGAHAGVVMIGNELIMQAWIMNVAVDEVLIGFSVVVVMIAGLLGGPFVGLGSGMVAGLYIIFLGGGGWIANSLINPLAGLLTGWAGQFFSDDRVMSPNKALFIGIFPPVLHMGLLLIMLPDQQIGVQIVNTIGIPLVVTNSIALAIFTMMIRLALNETEKEAALETNRALTIAEKALPLLSEEPGTMNANKMAKLLFNELDIAAISITNRTTVLSHVGLGDDHHRPEEPLKMRLSRKAVKEGKIQIAYHQSDIQCGVDNCKLKTAIMVPIYRSGEVIGLINLYYRHSQQITAVEITLAKGLGTIISNQISGLEAEKVKKLLKEAEMRNLQAQINPHFLFNTFHLIHSLLRVDTEKARHILVQLSQFMRANLKIASVSLVPLHKELEHLQAYLEIVQARFPDQITTSIHVDDHLLNIEIPPATLQPLVENSIQHGLSLATTKGILTINISKIENNVLIELLDNGQGFEESLLPLLGKEPLHQQNKGNGIALYNINQRLISLLGDESELQIQNIDNGSMVQFIIPNRDCKKVEQFHMNTY
- a CDS encoding solute symporter family protein, encoding MNFTYFIFFLAIVAGTLIMTHWAAERSKTTEQFYIASGSLTGFQNGLAIAGDYISSASFLGIIGLIAYYGFDGFLYATGFLVSYIILLLLIAEPVHSLGTYSVGDVVSSRFSGRNMRLFVAATGIIISILYLIPQLVASGLLIRLLLGVDYISSVWIIGILMTIYVVFGGMVATSWVQIIKTVLLMSGTLMLLFILLSWIKWDIPFLINQAPVNSPLGEDFFSPGNLLHNNIEMFSLMLTLILGTSGLPHILIRFLTVRNTKHARLSAISATWLIGCFYLMTLILGLGAISLVSWDALTQSDSTGNLTVFLLADVLGGDFLVAFVMAIAFATIIAVVTGLIFAATSSFAYDIYVHYLNKKDTSEKKKLLVARTTAIIIGVISIGFSIGLENTNVAYLVSLTFSLAASTIFPLLIFTFYWKRFTKIGAYIGLFSGLIISAALFLLGPEGMKLISLNNPGIVAIPIGFLGCIIGTFLDPNGDRGNYQDMLMKIHTGIGVKNS